Within the Caldisericia bacterium genome, the region CCTTGGTAAAGGGATAATTGCTTCATCCATTGGACTTATATTAAAGAGTATGGGTAAAAAGGTCTCAATGCTAAAATTCGATCCCTATTTAAATGTGGATGCAGGTTCCATGAATCCATATCAACATGGTGAGGTTTTTGTAACGGCAGATGGGGGTGAGGTAGATCTGGATATTGGACACTATGAAAGATTTTTAAATAAGAATATGACAAGGATAAACAATGTTACAAGTGGTAATCTGTATAAAAGTATAATTGAGAAGGAAAGGAGAGGAGATTTTCTTGGACAGACCATTCAGGTTATTCCCCATCTTACTCACGAAATAAAGGAAAGAATTAGACTTGTTGGAGAGAGAGAGGAGAGTGATGTCGTTATAGTTGAGATTGGGGGAACTGTTGGTGATATAGAGTCTCTCCCTTTCCTTGAAGCAGCATTTGAGTTTAAAGGAGAGGAAGATTCCTGTTTCTTTCATGTTACATATGTTCCATATCTTGAAACCACCAGGGAGTTTAAAACAAAACCCACACAACATTCTGTTAAGGAGCTTAGAAGTATAGGAATTCACCCCGATGTCCTTTTCTTAAGATCTAAGATGAAGGTTGGTGAGGAAGAGAAGAAGAAAATCTCCAAGTATCTTGGAATACCAATTAAAAATATATTTGGGGTAGAGAATTTATCTTCTCCATATTTTGTTCCAGAACATCTGCTCAAGTCAGGTATCAATGATACTCTTCATGAGCTTGGCTTTAATGGTAAAAGAGTGGATTTGTCAGAGTGGATTAAATTTACAGCATCTTTAAAGAGAGGAAGAGAAAAAAAGAAGGTCGGAATAATTGGTAAATATGTAACTTTGAAGGATTCTTATATATCACTTGAAGAAGCTATACTTCATGCAGGAGCAAAGGTAGGGATTGATCCAGAGATTGAATGGATTTCCTCTGAGGAGATTGAGAAGGGAAAAGAAATTCCAAAGGATACCCACGGAATCATAATTCCAGGTGGTTTTGGAAAGAGAGGGATAGAGGGAATGATTATGAGTGTGAAATATGCAAGAGAGAATAAAATTCCCCTTCTTGGAATATGTCTTGGTCTTCAGATAATTATAATAGAGTTTTTCAGAAATAGAGTTGGATGGAAGGATGCACACTCTACAGAGTTTGACAAGGATACAAGTCATCCTGTTATAGATTTACTTTCCTCCCAAAGAGAGATTGAAATGCTTGGGGGAACTATGAGGTTAGGAGAAGGAGAGATTATCATAGAGGAGGGAAGTTTGGCTGAAAAGATATATAAAACAAAGGTTATTAGAGAAAGACACAGACATAGATACACATTTAATCTCTCATATCTTAACGTCTTAAAGGACTATGAGATGGATGTATCTGGAAGGTCAAGACAGGGAGAGGTTGAAATAGTGGAGGTTAAGAACCATCCATTCTTTATAGGTGTTCAGTTCCATCCAGAGTTCTCCTCCAAACCACTCAACCCAAATCCTCTATTTGTCTCTTTTCTCAAGCATCTCTAAAACACTTCTAAAATAGTCTGGCAGAGGGGTCTCAAAACTCATAAGTTCTTTTGTCCGTGGATGTGTAAATACAATTTTTTTAGCATGGAGGAGTTGACCTTTTAAATTAAACTCTGAGACCCCATACATTTTATCGCCCACTATAGGATAGCCAATATATGAGAGATGTACTCTTATCTGATGAGTTCTTCCAGTTTTTAAGGAAACTTCAAGAAGTGTGTATCCCTTAAATCTTTCTATAACCTTAAAGTATGTAAATGCCTCCTTTCCTCTTAAGGAGGGAGTAACCAATTTTTTACCTGTGAATCCCTTAAGTAGCGGTATCTCAATCTCTCCCTCATCTTCAGAGACTTCTCCCTTCACGAGAGTCCAGTAAATTCTCTTTATCTTCCTCTCTTTTAGATTTCTTGAAAGAATTCTATGCGAAAAATCATTCTTTGCCACAATCAAGAGTCCAGATGTATCTCTATCAAGTCTGTGAACAATTCCAGGTCTTAATACACCTCCAATACCAGATAGATCCTTTGAGTGAAAGAGAAGTGCGTTAACAAGAGTTCCTGTTCTCTGTCTTCCAACAGGATGTGTTAGCATTCCTTGAGGTTTGTTGACCACTATTATATCCTTATCCTCATATACAATCTCTATGGGAAGGTCTTCAGGCTCAACATCAAGTTTTCTTGGAGAGGGTATAATTACCTCTACTATTTCATCTCTCTTTATTTTATAGGAGGGTTTGTTCTTCACCTCCCCATTCACAAGAACCTTACCAGATTTTATAAGTTCCTGAACATAGCTTCTGCTTACTCTATGCATTTGCCTCGTGAGGAAGGAATCAAGTCTCTCTCCCTCTTCTCTTATTCTAAATGTTAAATGCCTTTCTTCCATAGGTAGAAAATTGCAATGATTATACCAATTGTGATGTAGGAATCTGAGAGGTTAAAGACAGGAAAATCAAGGACATGGATGAAGTCTATTACTGAACCATATATAACCCTATCAAGGAAATTCCCAATCACCCCTGAAAGTAAGACTGTAAGAATAATAGTTATAAACGGATCCTTCTTTAGATACCTTAGGATAAAAAATAGTAAAACCCCTATGGCAACTATTGATAGTCCAAGAAAGAAGACCTTACCTCTTGGAAAGAACCCGAATATACCTCCAGGATTCTCAACCCTGGTGATTTTTAGAAAATTACCAAACAATTTAATTGTTTCTCCATATGAGAGGTTTTTAATTATAAGATATTTGGATATTCTGTCCAGAGAAACCAATACTATAAAAACAATCAAGGCAGTCATCCTTATAAATATATCATATTTTGCACTTAAGAATCTTTTTAATTATCAGTAGGTTACTTATGGTTAACTTGACAAAATCCTTTTATATAATATAATGAACAATGTTCATGAAAAAAGAAGAGATATTTCAAGTTGCCAAGGAGATTTTTCTAAAAAAGGGATACAGCGGCATGAATATGAGAGAGATTGCAAAACTATCAGGGGTCTCTATAGGTACCCTATACAACCTTTTTGGTTCTAAAGAGAATCTCTCTCTCATGATAATGAAGGAGAACTTTAATAAGTTCTTAAAGGATCTTGAGACAAGAGTTAGTAACTGTAGAAGTGATGAAGAAAAGGTTAAAATCATTCTTGCTGCTGTTAGAGAGTTTTTAATCCTACATGAGAAATCCTTTAAGGAAATAATGATCTCTCTTATAGCAAAGGGAGAGAGACCCTTTAGATCATTTAAAAGGAGGGATATTCTAAATAAAATTGTGAAATCTATGTTTAACATTGAGGATGATTATCTCTCCCAGTTTATAGGGGAAATTATAGTTCTACAGGCGAGGAAAGATCCCTCAACAGATGAGAAGTTTTATAAAATTTTTAAGAAATTGATAGAGGAGGAACTATGAAGGAAATAATCAAGGTTACATCTTTAAAAAAGACCTATAAAAATGGAACTGAAGCAGTAAAAGGAATCACCTTTTCCATAAATGAAGGTGAGATATTTGGATTCCTTGGTCCCAATGGAGCAGGAAAAACTACCACCATAAAAACCATAATAGGTTTACTGAAACCAACAGAGGGAGAGGTTTTTGTGAATGGTATAAATGTTAAAGAAAATCCTTTTGAAGTTAGAAAGCTTATTGGATATGCATCTCAGGAAACAGGAGTTGATGATAATCTCACAGGGGAGGAGAATTTGAGGATTCAAGCTTCTCTATACCATATACCAGAAAAGGAATACCTTGAGAGAGGTATGGAACTTCTTAAAATGTTTGGTTTGTACGAGAGGAGAAAGGATCTTGTCTCTTTTTACTCAGGAGGCATGAGAAAGAGGCTGGATATTGCCTGTGCATTGATACACAGGCCAAAGATTCTTTTTCTTGACGAACCAACCCTTGGCCTTGATGTTCAAACAAGGGTGACTATTTGGGATTATATAGTTAAACTTAGAGATAATCACAAGATGACGATATTTTTGACCACCCATTATATGGAGGAGGCGGATGAGTTGTGTGATAGGGTGGCTATAATTGATCATGGGGAGATAAAGGCTCTTGATAAACCGGGAAAACTAAAGGAATTGATAGGAGGGGACATAATTACCTTTACTCTAAATTATACAAATGCAATAGAAGAGTTTTTGACTGCTGTAAAGGAGCTTCCAACGGTTAAAGATGTTAGAAAATTGCCGAGAGGAATTTTTCAGATTATAGTTTCTCAGAATGGGGATAGGCTGATTCCAAAGATATTTGAAATTTCAAAGGAGAAGGGTGTTGAGATTACATCCATAAGGCTTAAGAGGCCAACCCTTGACGATGTTTACCTCCATTTTACAGGTAGAAGAATAAGAGATGAGGAAGCAACTAAGGAGGATCATGTAAGAAGAAGAATAATGATGAGGAGGATAAGAAGATGATGGGATTAGTTTTGGATACATTTACAATATGCAAAAGGGAACTTATAAAGTATTTCAGACAGAAGACGAGAATAATTTTAACAATGATACAGCCTGTTATCTGGCTTGCGTTGATGGGAAACACCATGAGCAAGATAACCAATAACCCCTTTGCTTCACAATTGTTTGGCACAGGTAATTACCTTTCCTTTATGACCCCAGGAATTGTAATAATGACATCTCTATTTAGTGGTATCTTTGCAGGAACAAGCAT harbors:
- a CDS encoding CTP synthase translates to LGKGIIASSIGLILKSMGKKVSMLKFDPYLNVDAGSMNPYQHGEVFVTADGGEVDLDIGHYERFLNKNMTRINNVTSGNLYKSIIEKERRGDFLGQTIQVIPHLTHEIKERIRLVGEREESDVVIVEIGGTVGDIESLPFLEAAFEFKGEEDSCFFHVTYVPYLETTREFKTKPTQHSVKELRSIGIHPDVLFLRSKMKVGEEEKKKISKYLGIPIKNIFGVENLSSPYFVPEHLLKSGINDTLHELGFNGKRVDLSEWIKFTASLKRGREKKKVGIIGKYVTLKDSYISLEEAILHAGAKVGIDPEIEWISSEEIEKGKEIPKDTHGIIIPGGFGKRGIEGMIMSVKYARENKIPLLGICLGLQIIIIEFFRNRVGWKDAHSTEFDKDTSHPVIDLLSSQREIEMLGGTMRLGEGEIIIEEGSLAEKIYKTKVIRERHRHRYTFNLSYLNVLKDYEMDVSGRSRQGEVEIVEVKNHPFFIGVQFHPEFSSKPLNPNPLFVSFLKHL
- a CDS encoding RluA family pseudouridine synthase, with protein sequence MEERHLTFRIREEGERLDSFLTRQMHRVSRSYVQELIKSGKVLVNGEVKNKPSYKIKRDEIVEVIIPSPRKLDVEPEDLPIEIVYEDKDIIVVNKPQGMLTHPVGRQRTGTLVNALLFHSKDLSGIGGVLRPGIVHRLDRDTSGLLIVAKNDFSHRILSRNLKERKIKRIYWTLVKGEVSEDEGEIEIPLLKGFTGKKLVTPSLRGKEAFTYFKVIERFKGYTLLEVSLKTGRTHQIRVHLSYIGYPIVGDKMYGVSEFNLKGQLLHAKKIVFTHPRTKELMSFETPLPDYFRSVLEMLEKRDK
- the lspA gene encoding signal peptidase II, with translation MIVFIVLVSLDRISKYLIIKNLSYGETIKLFGNFLKITRVENPGGIFGFFPRGKVFFLGLSIVAIGVLLFFILRYLKKDPFITIILTVLLSGVIGNFLDRVIYGSVIDFIHVLDFPVFNLSDSYITIGIIIAIFYLWKKGI
- a CDS encoding TetR/AcrR family transcriptional regulator, yielding MKKEEIFQVAKEIFLKKGYSGMNMREIAKLSGVSIGTLYNLFGSKENLSLMIMKENFNKFLKDLETRVSNCRSDEEKVKIILAAVREFLILHEKSFKEIMISLIAKGERPFRSFKRRDILNKIVKSMFNIEDDYLSQFIGEIIVLQARKDPSTDEKFYKIFKKLIEEEL
- a CDS encoding ATP-binding cassette domain-containing protein; the encoded protein is MKEIIKVTSLKKTYKNGTEAVKGITFSINEGEIFGFLGPNGAGKTTTIKTIIGLLKPTEGEVFVNGINVKENPFEVRKLIGYASQETGVDDNLTGEENLRIQASLYHIPEKEYLERGMELLKMFGLYERRKDLVSFYSGGMRKRLDIACALIHRPKILFLDEPTLGLDVQTRVTIWDYIVKLRDNHKMTIFLTTHYMEEADELCDRVAIIDHGEIKALDKPGKLKELIGGDIITFTLNYTNAIEEFLTAVKELPTVKDVRKLPRGIFQIIVSQNGDRLIPKIFEISKEKGVEITSIRLKRPTLDDVYLHFTGRRIRDEEATKEDHVRRRIMMRRIRR